Proteins encoded in a region of the Amphiprion ocellaris isolate individual 3 ecotype Okinawa chromosome 21, ASM2253959v1, whole genome shotgun sequence genome:
- the LOC111570175 gene encoding mucin-19-like isoform X1, translated as MVASGASGGSMNPQRWMLVVCFSLASVFGTGESVTTAETQTYTCTTFGSGVVQPFNGSAFYVHSNCPFIFTRFTHNRVKCDVTVRRGDNGLLVQVEIIINKVRTVLQNGSILVEKKSVSLPYDHTYQHIFHYGLYTRLRSSLLPLSVTWHDVPGGIDSLRVDLEQELNTDMMGLCGKHGASGNKQQLISESVLSEDTCQIRDPIFTVNQECREFFSYTLDCLQARTPFYMQLCEENIYGYELNEHIVCAFFKEIVLQCGNNSYAWNIWRYVTRCAEPTCPGDLVYVEQGAAFIPSCSNPNPRFSNQDMTSSCVCPKGEVLNDHLDGFQCVVESSCPCVFAGRSYLTGDIRSTKCQSCVCDGGRWLCSENFCPPRCLIEGQFVTTFDGKQYAVPGKCAYVALQDLDWTIKIEFSEKEASLKAVTLQLYQETFTFEHNMVKTGDEEITELHQSDHVLVFWQSSMYVQIYTSFGLKIQVQVSPEIQIYITSPKNHTGIMSGLCGNSNNDTTDDFTTSSGIIENSAQPFALSWSLGSCAVNIPNSCINTDNEIFADDKCSVLNNPAGIFAKCHGHIPPEQYHTACVQRTCNCGGNLQQCLCVSLGSYAKACRSLGVELGDWRKSTNCTLKCQKNQEFFYDIRACNRTCRSLSGRDPRCGLEDAPVEGCGCPEGTHLNQGTCTPKSECSCHHHGGTTPPGPVVMDGRQCLCEDGQLHCSKDCGCRNGKVCVHCSEYLVNTAQKTCDSLSKPLGTNTTCESGCYCPHDQYEDHHGNCVSRDNCTCVYSGQVFSAGQHVKTNCKTCFCGSGQWHCKDEPCPGTCQVYGNGHYQTFDSKWYRFDGHCQYTLVEDYCADGNGSFSLRVESVPCCDEALTCSRSIILDLQGEVTLTLSDMMVTKRLKKAWTLQEDPLYTTHTVGLYIIISVPSRGLTLIWDKHTRITVELHADWRNKVCGLCGNFDSSEMNDLQISGSAVGSSPLAFGNSWKSATPPCSDVTTEIFPCERNSYCSAWAQRRCMILTGNTFKDCHLKVDPDPYYHACVQESCSCEFEGKFLGFCTAVAAYAEACSNQEVCINWRTPDLCPVYCDYYNEQHQCSWHYEACGKMLTCGKVNYFTHKLEGCYPRCPKEAPYYDENTAECTTLRNCTCNFNDTAVQSGTVVIINSMECPCENGTITCPPPPTTIPTTILTTSTVKTTTSETTQLSTTTTPLTTTTSVSTTTKNWPTTTTIAPTTASTMATTTSPPTTPTTSATTTTAPTTTTSTVSTTTSTPATTTETSPSTTSTPTTTTTSTTTTTAPTTTSTVSTTTSTPATTIETSPSTTSTPSSTTTATAPTTTTSTVSTTTSTPATTTITTTSETSPPTTSTTKTTVSSTTTETPSTMATTTSTPTTATTSTTPETSATMSTTVSTPRTSATTIETSSAMPTSTPTTTSTSTTTEIWSTIVTSTSTPKTTTTSTTPETSSTMPTSTSTLLTTIMDISTTENLPTELSTITTTPITTSTVTPVAPTEASTTTASTKLPTTSTTTGPSTTPSKTTVVSTQLTTITDGTEYTTEQTTTAPTSEAPSTYTLITETFTTKKQIEPTATTLQSTTPFATSTTPVVTSGLTEVPTTEASTYISTSPTTPPECNCTDLKRKQSWASGDSWTEDCFHKICTNGKLEMTPVVCPETTTPTCPRGRATKVSDGCCETWKCDCRCEVYGDPHYITFQGLNYDFLDECTYTLVEEQSPRHHLTIVVDNFYCVPGLQGSCAKGITLTYNNNIATLRIIPHLFTVQATLNNVTIQPPYEEHGLKFETTGYIMSVNLPELRSFISLSPSYTLVINLAMEHFLNNTQGQCGVCGGPSCIRKGGKIEDDSCCDKTAYDWVYPDPKKPACFSAPRDVPCHHGPTPTPPPTFCPPNPLCELLHHPVFENCSKYVDLNVKKKNCEFDSCSGSDSSCSSLEQAAEECKKAGFCINWRRLTNGSCDVKCREGLVYRECSDKLDDFCHGGVPYKGASLEEKSSGCFCPRGLLRPGNHSNMCVSECPCCKGPVGEPKWPGDVWQSGCNLCTCNNRTRREECYFKPPKLRCGPSDVLINTSCCGDQMCVETICKYSGKTYKVGDRWKDAAHPCMSFSCSKEGVEMETKVCPRENCSEEDRIWDNQRCCFTCNQSCSPKVSNFSVTIENCTAVVQIPVCRGQCESKSRLVLHGDLQVQQEDRCCQENSSERRSVTLHCSDQTTRQHTYRHITGCECRAPIIWR; from the exons TTTTTGGGACTGGTGAATCTGTGACAACGGCTGAAACTCAGACAT ATACTTGCACAACATTTGGCAGCGGCGTCGTCCAGCCTTTCAATGGTTCAGCTTTCTATGTGCACTCAAACTGCCCGTTCATCTTCACCCGCTTCACCCACAACCGGGTTAAATGTGACGTCACCGTACGGCGAGGAGACAACGGGCTGCTGGTCCAAGTCGAGATAATCATCAACAAAGTCAGGACTGTTCTGCAGAATGGAAGCATCCTGGTGGAGAAGAAAAG CGTTTCCCTCCCATACGACCACACCTACCAGCACATTTTCCACTATGGCCTCTATACTCGGCTGAGGAGCTCGCTgcttcctctgtctgtcacctggCATGATGTACCTGGAGGGATAGACTCTCTGAGG GTTGATCTGGAGCAGGAGCTGAACACCGACATGATGGGACTGTGTGGAAAACATGGCGCCTCAG GCAACAAGCAGCAGCTGATCTCAGAGAGCGTGCTCAGTGAGGACACATGCCAGATCCGAGATCCCATCTTCACTGTTAATCAA GAATGCAGAGAGTTTTTCTCCTACACGTTGGATTGTCTACAAGCCAGAACGCCTTTCTACATGCAGCTCTGTGAGGAGAACATCTATGGCTATGAACTGAACGAACACATCGTCTGCGCTTTCTTCAAAGAAATTGTCCTGCAGTGTGGAAACAACAGCTACGCCTGGAACATTTGGAGATACGTCACCAGATGTG CTGAACCAACTTGTCCTGGAGATCTGGTTTACGTGGAACAAGGTGCTGCCTTCATTCCCAGCTGCTCCAACCCAAACCCCAGATTCTCCAACCAGGACATGACCAGCTCCTGTGTTTGCCCAAAGG GTGAGGTGCTTAATGATCACTTGGATGGTTTCCAGTGTGTGGTTGAATCCAGCTGTCCCTGTGTGTTCGCTGGCAGGAGCTACTTAACCGGAGATATACGTAGCACCAAGTGTCAGTCATG TGTGTGTGATGGTGGAAGGTGGCTTTGCTCTGAAAACTTCTGTCCACCCAGATGTCTCATTGAAGGACAGTTTGTGACGACGTTTGATGGCAAACAATATGCAGTTCCTGGTAAATGTGCGTACGTGGCCTTACAG GATCTCGACTGGACAATAAAAATCGAATTTTCTGAAAAGGAAGCATCTCTGAAGGCAGTTACTCTGCAGCTCTATCAG GAAACGTTTACATTTGAACACAACATGGTTAAAACTGGAGACGAGGAGATTACTGAGCTCCATCAGTCtg ATCATGTCCTGGTTTTCTGGCAATCCTCCATGTACGTTCAAATCTACACATCCTTTGGTCTGAAGATCCaagtccaggtgtctcctgaaATCCAGATTTACATTACATCACCAAAAAACCACACCGGTATAATGTCTG GTCTTTGTGGCAACAGCAACAATGACACCACAGACGACTTCACCACCAGCAGCGGGATCATCGAGAACTCGGCTCAGCCTTTCGCTCTGTCCTGGAGTCTGGGCAGCTGTGCAGTGAACATCCCCAACAGCTGCATCAACACCGACAATG aaatctTTGCTGATGACAAGTGCTCAGTGTTGAACAACCCAGCTGGGATTTTTGCTAAGTGTCACGGTCACATCCCTCCTGAACAATACCACACA GCTTGTGTCCAAAGAACCTGCAACTGTGGCGGCAACCTgcagcagtgtttgtgtgtttctttgggAAGTTATGCCAAAGCCTGCAGGAGCCTCGGGGTTGAACTTGGTGACTGGAGGAAATCTACCAACTGCA CTctgaaatgccaaaaaaaccAAGAGTTCTTCTATGACATCCGGGCCTGTAACCGTACATGCCGCTCCCTGTCTGGCCGGGATCCCCGCTGTGGGCTTGAAGATGCTCCTGTAGAGGGATGTGGCTGCCCTGAAGGAACCCACCTGAACCAAGGAACCTGCACCCCGAAGTCGGAATGTTCCTGTCACCACCACGGTGGTACAACGCCACCGGGGCCTGTTGTCATGGACGGACGACAGTG CCTCTGTGAGGACGGACAACTGCACTGTTCCAAGGACTGTG GTTGCAGAAATGGGAAGGTTTGCGTTCACTGCTCAGAGTATCTGGTTAACACTGCTCAGAAAACCTGCGACAGCCTCAGCAAACCACTG GGTACCAATACGACCTGTGAGAGCGGCTGTTACTGCCCACATGACCAGTACGAGGATCACCATGGAAACTGCGTTTCCAGGGACAACTGCACCTGTGTGTACAGTGGCCAAGTGTTCAGCGCAGGACAGCACGTGAAAACCAACTGTAAAACATG CTTCTGTGGTTCTGGTCAGTGGCACTGTAAGGACGAACCGTGTCCCGGGACATGTCAGGTTTACGGAAACGGACATTACCAGACCTTTGACTCTAAATGGTATCGCTTTGATGGACACTGTCAGTACACGCTTGTAGAG GATTACTGTGCAGATGGAAATGGCAGCTTTTCTCTCAGGGTGGAGAGCGTCCCATGCTGTGATGAGGCATTGACCTGCTCTCGCTCCATCATCCTGGATCTCCAG GGGGAAGTCACCCTGACACTGAGCGACATGATGGTGACCAAGCGCCTCAAAAAAGCCTGGACTCTGCAGGAGGATCCACTTTACACCACACACACTGTGGGACTCTATATCATAATCTCAGTGCCAAGCAGAGGTTTAACTCTCATATGGGACAAACACACTCGGATCACCGTAGAGCTTCATGCAGACTGGAGG AACAAAGTGTGTGGCCTCTGCGGGAATTTTGACTCCAGTGAGATGAATGACCTGCAGATAAGTGGCTCAGCAG TCGGGTCCAGTCCTCTGGCTTTTGGTAACAGCTGGAAATCCGCCACACCACCTTGTTCCGATGTGACCACTGAGATATTTCCGTGTGAACGAAACTCCTACTGCTCAGCCTGGGCCCAGCGGCGCTGCATGATCCTTACAGGAAACACCTTCAAAGACTGTCACTTAAAG GTGGATCCAGATCCCTACTACCATGCATGTGTGCAGGAGTCCTGCTCCTGTGAGTTTGAAGGGAAGTTCCTGGGTTTCTGCACAGCCGTGGCAGCTTATGCAGAGGCCTGCAGCAACCAGGAAGTCTGTATAAACTGGAGGACGCCTGATTTGTGTC CTGTCTACTGTGACTACTACAATGAGCAGCACCAGTGCAGCTGGCACTATGAAGCCTGTGGTAAGATGCTGACCTGTGGAAAAGTCAACTACTTCACTCACAAACTGGAAG GCTGCTACCCCAGATGTCCAAAGGAGGCGCCGTACTACGATGAAAATACTGCTGAATGCACCACATTGAGGAACTGCACTTGTAATTTCAATGACACTGCAGTTCAGTCTGGAACAGTGGTGATAATAAACTCTATGGAGTG CCCCTGTGAAAATGGAACAATTACCTGCC CACCTCCACCGACAACTATACCAACCACCATCCTTACAACAAGCACTGTGAAAACGACTACCAGTGAAACCACTCAGCTTTCCACTACCACTACACCATTAACTACCACCACCAGTGTCTCAACTACAACTAAAAACTGGCCAACTACTACCACCATCGCACCAACAACTGCTTCAACAATGGCCACCACCACCTCTCCACCAACAACTCCAACTACTTCGGCTACCACCACCACTGCACCGACAACAACTACATCAACGGTATCAACCACCACCTCAACACCAGCAACTACCACTGAAACATCGCCTTCCACCACCTCTACACCAACAACTACAACTACTTCAACTACCACCACCACTGCACCAACAACTACATCAACAGTGTCAACCACCACCTCAACACCAGCAACTACCATTGAAACATCGCCTTCCACCACCTCTACACCTAGTTCAACTACCACCGCCACTGCACCAACGACAACTACATCAACAGTATCAACCACCACCTCAACACCAGCAACTACAACTATTACAACTACCTCTGAAACATCGCCTCCCACCACctctacaacaaaaacaacagtttccTCAACTACCACTGAAACACCATCAACAATGGCCACCACCACCTCTACACCAACTACTGCGACTACTTCAACCACCCCTGAAACATCGGCAACAATGTCCACCACCGTCTCTACACCAAGAACTAGTGCAACTACCATTGAAACATCGTCAGCAATGCCCACCTCTACACCAACAACTACATCTACTTCAACTACCACCGAAATATGGTCAACAATAGTAACCTCCACTTCTACACCAAAGACTACAACTACTTCAACCACCCCTGAAACATCGTCAACAATGCCAACCTCCACCTCTACTCTATTGACAACAATTATGGACATCTCTACCACTGAAAATTTGCCAACTGAGCTTTCCACCATCACCACTACACCAATAACTACCTCAACTGTAACCCCAGTAGCCCCTACTGAAGCTAGCACAACAACTGCCTCTACCAAATTACCCACTACATCAACCACAACTGGGCCGAGCACTACTCCTTCAAAAACAACTGTTGTCTCAACACAACTTACAACAATAACAGATGGCACTGAATACACCACAGAGCAGACAACCACAGCGCCTACAAGTGAAGCCCCTAGCACTTACACACTTATTACAGAAACCTTCACCACTAAAAAACAGATAGAGCCAACAGCAACAACGCTTCAGTCAACAACCCCCTTTGCAACCAGTACTACACCTGTTGTAACATCAGGTCTAACTGAAGTTCCCACCACAGAAGCTTCTACTTACATATCTACCTCACCTACCACACCACCAGAGTGTAACTGTACAGATctgaaaaggaaacaaagctGGGCTTCTGGTGACTCGTGGACAGAGGACTGCTTCCATAAGATCTGTACAAATGGGAAGCTAGAGATGACCCCTGTGGTTTGTCCTGAAACTACAACTCCCACCTGTCCTAGAGGTCGGGCCACGAAGGTGTCAGATGGATGCTGTGAAACATGGAAGTGTGACT GCCGCTGTGAAGTGTACGGAGACCCCCACTATATCACTTTTCAAGGATTAAACTATGATTTCTTGGATGAATGCACCTACACCCTGGTGGAAGAGCAGTCACCACGTCACCATCTAACCATTGTTGTGGACAACTTCTACTGTGTGCCGGGTCTCCAGGGCTCCTGTGCTAAAGGCATCACCCTGACATATAACAACAATATAGCTACACTCCGTATCATCCCACATTTGTTTACAGTGCAG GCCACTCTGAACAATGTGACCATACAGCCGCCCTATGAGGAGCATGGGTTGAAGTTTGAGACTACAGGGTATATAATGTCAGTTAATCTCCCAGAGCTTCGCTCCTTCATCTCCCTCAGTCCATCGTATACGCTGGTGATCAATCTGGCCATGGAGCACTTCCTTAACAACACCCAAGGACAATGTG GGGTATGTGGCGGTCCATCGTGTATCCGTAAAGGAGGAAAGATTGAGGATGACAGCTGCTGTGATAAGACGGCCTATGACTGGGTGTACCCTGACCCTAAGAAGCCGGCCTGTTTTTCTGCACCAAGGGATGTACCCTGCCATCATGGGCCAACACCCACACCGCCTCCAACTTTTTGCCCTCCGAACCCACTATGTGAACTGCTACACCACCC AGTCTTTGAAAATTGCAGCAAGTATGTGGATCTGAACGTTAAAAAGAAGAACTGTGAGTTTGATTCATGCAGTGGTTCAgattcctcctgctcctctttggAACAAGCGGCTGAGGAATGTAAAAAGGCTGGTTTCTGTATTAACTGGAGAAGGCTGACTAATGGAAGCTGTG ATGTGAAGTGCAGAGAGGGATTGGTTTACAGAGAATGTAGCGACAAGTTGGATGACTTCTGCCACGGAGG AGTGCCTTATAAAGGGGCTTCCCTTGAAGAGAAGAGCTCAGGTTGTTTCTGTCCCAGAGGTCTGCTCAGGCCTGGAAATCACTCGAacatgtgtgtttctgagtgtcCCT gtTGCAAAGGACCAGTTGGAGAGCCCAAGTGG CCTGGAGATGTATGGCAGTCTGGTTGCAACCTGTGTACATGCAACAACCGGACTCGGAGGGAGGAGTGTTATTTCAAACCTCCTAAACTTCGCTGTGGCCCCAGTGATGTTTTGATAAACACCAGCTGCTGTGGCGACCAGATGTGTG TTGAGACGATCTGCAAGTATTCTGGGAAGACTTACAAG GTGGGAGACAGATGGAAAGATGCTGCTCATCCCTGCATgtcattcagctgcagcaaagaaGGAGTTGAGATGGAGACTAAAGTGTGTCCCAGAGAAAACTGCTCTGAG GAGGACAGGATCTGGGACAACCAGCGCTGCTGCTTTACAT GTAACCAGAGCTGTTCCCCCAAAGTGTCCAACTTCAGCGTCACCATAGAAAACTGCACCGCCGTGGTACAGATTCCTGTGTGTCGGGGCCAGTGTGAGTCTAAGTCGAG GCTGGTGTTACACGGCGACCTGCAGGTGCAGCAGGAGGACAGATGCTGTCAGGAGAACAGTTCAGAGAGACGATCAGTGACGCTGCACTGCTCCGACCAAACCACCAGACAACACACCTACAGACACATCACCGGCTGTGAGTGCAGAGCTCCCATCATATGGCGCTGA